In the Henningerozyma blattae CBS 6284 chromosome 8, complete genome genome, one interval contains:
- the RAV2 gene encoding Rav2p (similar to Saccharomyces cerevisiae RAV2 (YDR202C); ancestral locus Anc_8.410) gives MSTKLYPNDYFGDDKDINLKEQQISEQQWLIKEIILPELPAIRECIETCLDLLNSPEEFTLALTTGSHNTTSANISNTNLSSLGGSNERLDIESNTSGSSSNSNSAIGTVRGTLRRQGVKLVSLQAEVSMVQFRNGKSFPLCSPRDTKGFVLEQLEHLVQRLEAGGALLDNLSVTDTTLEAEVFATGLMELQRLLTGAAQLLQRPPSKLAFPLCGPSAGISLCGNIAAGNYNSLAANDTRPSLYSNSNSNNKEELALEAVVAGGELSVDIRVLEPITKPPWNSVDPLTGRSLSDQLKDKLRDRGTSLEKALNECGVTIAHSWWENYTGSANTTTLQVARDHMSRGVTWNDRAVLIRGGTLHVAASDPVLVTVDAKLGGLEACVAAHCSNLAALQ, from the coding sequence atgAGTACTAAACTATACCCAAATGACTATTTTGGCGATGATAAAGATATAAACTTAAAAGAACAACAAATCAGTGAACAACAATGGCTTATTAAAGAGATTATACTACCAGAATTACCAGCCATAAGGGAATGTATAGAAACTTGCTTAGATCTTTTAAATAGTCCAGAAGAGTTTACTTTAGCTTTAACAACAGGTTCACATAATACAACGAGCGCTAACATTAGCAATACAAATCTATCTAGTTTGGGAGGATCAAATGAAAGATTGGATATTGAGAGTAATACAAGCGGAAGCAGTtctaatagtaatagtgCTATTGGTACTGTTCGTGGTACATTACGGCGTCAAGGTGTTAAATTGGTATCTTTGCAAGCAGAAGTATCAATGGTACAGTTCCGTAATGGAAAAAGTTTTCCATTATGCTCTCCAAGAGACACAAAGGGCTTTGTTTTAGAACAATTGGAACATTTAGTTCAAAGATTAGAAGCTGGTGGTgcattattagataatttatcagTGACAGATACCACCTTGGAAGCTGAAGTTTTTGCCACAGGGCTAATGGAATTGCAACGATTATTAACTGGAGCTGCTCAATTGCTACAGAGACCCCCTTCCAAACTAGCATTTCCATTATGTGGTCCATCTGCTGGTATATCCCTTTGTGGAAATATAGCAGCAGGAAATTATAATAGCTTAGCAGCAAATGATACAAGACCATctttatattcaaattcaaattctaacAATAAAGAAGAGCTAGCTTTAGAGGCAGTAGTAGCTGGTGGTGAATTAAGTGTTGACATTAGAGTATTAGAACCTATTACAAAACCTCCTTGGAATTCTGTGGATCCCTTGACAGGACGAAGCCTTTCAGACCAACTGAAGGATAAATTACGTGACAGAGGAACATCTTTAGAGAAAGCTTTAAATGAATGCGGCGTAACTATTGCACATTCATGGTGGGAAAATTATACTGGTAGTGCTAATACGACTACTTTACAAGTAGCACGAGATCACATGTCTCGCGGCGTTACTTGGAATGATAGAGCGGTTCTTATTCGTGGAGGAACTTTACACGTTGCTGCTAGTGATCCAGTACTTGTAACTGTCGATGCTAAATTAGGTGGGCTTGAGGCATGT
- the TBLA0H00750 gene encoding uncharacterized protein: MFLVIICSFTGVFSSVAGAIYYPVLQVIQGLFEITEEQVNITIVVYFIFQGIAPSIIGNLADSMGRRPIVIIAVTLYFCACVGLSCCNNYAQLVGLRCLQAAGISPVIAMNSGIMGDVTTRAERAGYVGYVSGFQIIGTALGALIGARLSSRWGWRGIFWFLAIGYWCLHHRLILALPETKRAIVGDGSITPPNYFSKAPILVLPSLRKRLHLNSPDYESKEEEKKISPLEPLHVFKILDIVIMLVVSGLQYTTWTAHQTALTTSLSRDYHYFVVQIGLCFLPTGICTMISVVGSGKYLNFIYGRMMQKHLAWLENEKQILLEKNANDSKKVDEIISNDPYYTFNLCKARLQPGLFTLLLSSCGFIAYSWCLGSKVHVAAILCFSGFASLFSICMLTMSTTLIVDLFPETAAIATACLNLVRCSMSAIIIACLTRMKIKMQYGGIFTFLSLLTACSSLLLLKLIRNGKVLSFEKEQKLSKTDKA, translated from the coding sequence ATGTTTTTAGTTATTATCTGCTCCTTTACAGGGGTTTTCTCATCTGTAGCAGGTGCTATCTACTACCCTGTTTTGCAAGTGATTCAAGgcttatttgaaattactGAAGAACAGGTCAATATTACTATCGTAgtttatttcatttttcaagGTATTGCACCTTCAATTATCGGTAACTTGGCTGATTCAATGGGCAGAAGACCAATTGTTATCATTGCTGTtacattatatttttgtgCTTGTGTCGGTTTAAGTTGTTGTAATAATTATGCACAACTAGTTGGACTTAGATGTTTACAGGCTGCTGGTATTTCTCCTGTGATTGCTATGAATAGTGGTATAATGGGTGATGTTACTACTAGAGCTGAAAGAGCTGGATATGTTGGATATGTATCTGGCTTTCAAATCATAGGAACCGCATTAGGGGCTTTGATAGGTGCTAGATTATCGTCAAGATGGGGTTGGAGAGGAATTTTCTGGTTTCTAGCCATTGGTTACTGGTGCTTGCACCATCGTTTGATACTCGCATTACCAGAAACGAAAAGAGCTATTGTTGGCGATGGTTCTATTACACCACCAAACTATTTTAGTAAAGCACCAATATTAGTTTTACCTTCTCTTCGTAAAAGATTACATCTTAATTCTCCTGATTATGAATCGAAAGAAGAAGAGAAGAAAATCAGTCCTCTAGAGCCATTACATGtgtttaaaattttagacATAGTGATAATGCTAGTTGTAAGTGGGTTACAATATACTACATGGACTGCTCATCAGACTGCATTGACCACTTCCCTAAGTAGagattatcattattttgtagTTCAAATTGGTCTCTGCTTCTTACCAACCGGTATCTGTACTATGATTAGTGTCGTTGGATCAGGAAAGTAtcttaatttcatttacGGTAGAATGATGCAAAAACATTTGGCATGGttggaaaatgaaaaacaaatCCTACTGGAAAAAAATGCTAATGATTCTAAAAAAGTTGATGAAATCATCTCAAACGATCCCTATTATACTTTCAATCTTTGTAAAGCTAGATTACAACCTGGTCTTTTTACTCTATTACTAAGTAGTTGCGGATTTATTGCATATAGTTGGTGTTTGGGCTCTAAAGTTCATGTTGCTGCTATTTTATGCTTCAGTGGATTTGCTTCactattttcaatttgcATGTTAACAATGTCAACAACATTAATTGTTGATTTATTTCCAGAAACAGCCGCTATAGCTACTGCTTGTTTGAATTTAGTTAGATGCTCAATGTCTGCAATAATTATCGCCTGTTTAACCagaatgaaaattaaaatgcAGTATGGTGGTATCTTTACATTTTTATCACTTTTAACCGCCTGCTCAtcacttttattattaaaattgattagaaatggaaaagtgctatcttttgaaaaagaacAGAAACTGTCTAAGACTGACAAAGCATAG
- the THI7 gene encoding thiamine transporter THI7 (similar to Saccharomyces cerevisiae THI7 (YLR237W); ancestral locus Anc_8.412): protein MGVESKFSATTSVVSPASSSNEIQHHQPSSNRKHQQNGMAAFFTRTFRFLEIPLDERETISFLKNPDLQPIKSEYQTWGFWSNFAYWGVMSFSVGTWMGASSGLSAGLSYPETIGSYIIGDVVTIMFTLGNSYPGSDWKIGFTLCQRFVFGISGSIFGIMLRVLMSIVNYGSNAWQGGLCINMILDSWSHHYLHLPNTLSKHVHMTTKELIGFILFHVVCCIGYLFKPHQINYMLIASCVATCFAMIGIIIYLCSRAHGVGELFTSTASPVSGSAKAWAWVYMISYWFGSVSPGSVNQSDFSRFASSQPAVWWGTICALLVPTTLVPIFGIIGASTCQKLYGQQFWMPMDIFDYWLTTNYSAGARAGSFFCGVAFTMSQVGYILENAGFASGMDLAGLLPKYINIKRGALLTAAISFAVQPWNFYNSSSTFLTVTSAFGVIMTPMISIMICDNFIIRKRNYSVSQAFVFDGEYKYTKGINWKAFISLVCGMTPGLPGIAWQVDNNYFHNQGIVNFYYGDSFFSFLISFFVYWILCLIWPTKIEILHDDADYYGAFKDEVAIKKGMIPYSKLTEDDINRHVKYDGKSIDSGSTFDQDEDVISKMDVNVNVEPLDNDDTIDSIGPSADGSRNTGYAGHVIRQQTSNETQIEYGYSKDDKLDNQVNEIELRDQNYDSKK, encoded by the coding sequence ATGGGCGTGGAATCGAAATTCTCAGCAACTACTTCTGTAGTATCTCCTgcttcatcttcaaatgAAATCCAGCATCATCAACCATCGTCTAATAGAAAACATCAGCAGAATGGGATGGCTGCCTTCTTTACAAGAACATTCCGTTTCTTGGAAATTCCTCTCGACGAAAGAGAAACAATCAGTTTCTTAAAGAACCCTGATTTACAGCCCATTAAATCTGAATACCAAACTTGGGGGTTTTGGTCAAATTTCGCCTACTGGGGGGTCATGTCCTTCTCAGTGGGGACTTGGATGGGTGCCTCTTCTGGGTTATCTGCTGGTCTATCGTATCCAGAGACTATTGGTAGTTATATCATTGGTGATGTTGTCACCATTATGTTCACATTGGGGAATTCGTACCCTGGTTCAGATTGGAAAATTGGGTTCACTTTATGTCAAAGATTCGTATTTGGTATCTCGGGTTCCATCTTTGGGATTATGTTACGTGTGTTAATGAGTATTGTTAATTATGGTTCAAATGCTTGGCAAGGTGGTCTTTGTATTAATATGATTCTAGATTCTTGGTCTCATCACTATTTACACTTACCAAATACTTTGTCAAAGCATGTTCATATGACTACAAAGGAATTGATTGGGTTCATTCTTTTCCATGTTGTTTGTTGTATAGGATATCTTTTCAAACCACATCAAATTAATTACATGTTAATTGCCTCTTGTGTCGCCACGTGTTTTGCCATgattggtattattatttatctttGTTCAAGAGCTCATGGTGTTGGTGAATTATTCACTTCTACTGCATCACCAGTATCAGGTTCTGCTAAAGCTTGGGCTTGGGTTTATATGATTTCTTATTGGTTTGGTTCAGTGTCTCCAGGGTCTGTCAATCAAAGTGATTTCTCAAGATTCGCTTCTTCTCAACCTGCTGTTTGGTGGGGGACCATTTGTGCTTTATTGGTCCCAACCACTTTAGTCCCAATCTTTGGTATTATTGGTGCCTCTACTTGtcaaaaattatatggTCAACAATTTTGGATGCCTATGGATATTTTCGATTATTGGTTAACTACTAATTACTCTGCCGGTGCAAGAGCAGGTTCATTTTTCTGTGGGGTTGCATTCACAATGTCTCAAGTTGGGtatattttagaaaatgcAGGTTTTGCTAGTGGTATGGATTTAGCTGGGTTATtaccaaaatatattaatatcaagAGAGGTGCTTTATTAACTGCCGCAATCTCATTTGCCGTACAACCTTGGAATTTctataattcttcttccaCTTTCTTAACAGTCACATCTGCATTTGGTGTCATTATGACCCCTATGATTTCCATTATGATTTGtgataatttcattattaggaaaagaaattattctGTTTCACAAGCCTTTGTTTTTGATGgtgaatataaatatacaaagGGTATTAATTGGAAGGCTTTCATTTCTTTAGTATGTGGTATGACGCCAGGTTTACCGGGTATTGCTTGGCAAGTcgataataattatttccaTAATCAAGGTATCGTAAATTTCTATTACGGtgattcatttttttcattcttaatttcatttttcgTTTACTGGATATTATGTTTGATTTGGCCAACAAAGattgaaatattacatGATGATGCAGATTATTACGGTGCATTCAAAGATGAAGTTGCCATTAAAAAGGGAATGATTCCATACAGTAAGTTAACTGAAGATGACATTAACAGACATGTCAAATATGATGGTAAATCAATCGATTCTGGTTCTACATTTGATCAAGATGAAGATGTTATTAGTAAGATGGACGTTAATGTTAACGTCGAACCTttagataatgatgatacaATTGATAGTATTGGCCCTTCAGCAGATGGGTCTCGTAATACAGGATATGCAGGTCATGTTATAAGACAACAAACGTCAAATGAAACACAAATCGAATATGGTTATAGTAAAGATGATAAACTAGATAATCAAgtaaatgaaattgaattaagAGATCAAAATTATGACTCGAAAAAATAA
- the TBLA0H00690 gene encoding cell division control 42 family protein (similar to Saccharomyces cerevisiae CDC42 (YLR229C); ancestral locus Anc_8.421), which translates to MQTLKCVVVGDGAVGKTCLLISYTTNQFPADYIPTVFDNYAVTINIGDQPYTLGLFDTAGQEDYDRLRPLSYPSTDVFLLCFSVISPSSFANIKEKWYPEIKHHCPGVPYLIVGTQIDLRDDKIIIEKLQRQRLSPITREKGASLAKELHAVKYVECSALTQRGLKNVFDEAIVAAIEPPSNSNSSSGNVKRGTARGNATAARTASRTGSKTKKLCTIL; encoded by the coding sequence ATGCAGACTTTAAAATGTGTAGTAGTAGGAGATGGTGCTGTTGGTAAAACCTGtctattaatttcttataCCACGAACCAATTCCCTGCTGATTATATACCAACTGTTTTTGATAACTACGCAGTTACTATAAATATAGGTGATCAACCTTATACATTAGGGTTATTTGATACTGCTGGTCAAGAAGATTATGATAGATTAAGACCATTATCTTACCCTTCTACTGATGTGTTTTTGTTATGTTTTTCAGTTATTTCTCCCTCGTCGTTCGCAAatatcaaagaaaaatggtATCCAGAGATAAAACATCATTGTCCAGGTGTAccttatttaattgttggtacacaaattgatttaagagatgataaaataatcattgaaaaattacaaagaCAAAGATTATCACCAATCACAAGAGAAAAGGGTGCCAGCTTAGCTAAAGAACTTCATGCAGTAAAATACGTTGAATGTTCTGCTTTGACTCAAAGAGGTTTGAAAAACGTCTTTGATGAAGCCATTGTTGCTGCTATTGAACCTCCATCAAATAGTAACAGTAGCTCTGGTAATGTTAAAAGAGGTACTGCTAGAGGTAACGCAACTGCTGCAAGAACAGCCTCCAGAACCGGTTCAAAGACCAAGAAACTTTGTACAATTCTATAA
- the UME6 gene encoding DNA-binding transcriptional regulator UME6 (similar to Saccharomyces cerevisiae UME6 (YDR207C); ancestral locus Anc_8.416) has translation MRRRLPPSTASFPKLPVPQKQTHYPPTSPAAPFFFFSFSFLFLFLVLFLVPLPTCFSAVPTHLPAPPTPPTPPTPALPPASPTSSPGGTQPPTTKRTLLPRHACSLAPHARPPPLHHAANCRPHSPPHNSPANTPRPDDDFVPPPPPKYINSKLDGVRTRLLNAARARVLPGAAAAAAAAAAATATATPIAPATAPHTACQIAPAATFAGAATAPATARAAAAVLSNMRSSPFRMHDPMRLSPGAGAGAGANPSINKGLPGGGGISNGGGIGTGNGTSASASASASASALHAEVNDIAIWDDEDEDDDENEYDNENNPEPQPQTNDPSQPIAPKLPSIVQRRTVTWNKNGKRIDRRLSAPEINSSSPIHLPSITTLPYTSPTPPTSSKRSRKKLKLTKPNELDLQSDDSNILHDIKDLKDIRSTDLPSTISSASASTSASANFPSVDSPSVDSPSATTTATPTSSDKKQTHNTRSRNGCWICRLRKKKCTEERPNCYNCQRLNLNCYYDINKPDFISDPIKKENKLLEIKQKTKEAKRNAMRKKPMNKGTFKKENPEQHASLLKAKRLKAKERQLKLDATSASASATANATATATATATANPSATTSDDLISTPITAD, from the coding sequence ATGCGCCGCCGTTTGCCGCCCAGCACTGCCTCCTTTCCCAAATTGCCCGTGCCACAAAAACAAACACATTACCCGCCCACCTCGCCCGCCGCgcctttctttttcttttctttttcttttctttttctctttctCGTTCTCTTTCTCGTTCCGCTTCCCACTTGTTTCTCCGCCGTACCCACGCACTTACCCGCGCCTCCCACACCTCCCACACCTCCCACTCCCGCGCTCCCGCCCGCCTCGCCCACTTCGTCGCCCGGCGGTACCCAACCGCCCACTACTAAAAGAACGCTGCTTCCACGCCACGCCTGCTCGCTCGCCCCACACGCCCGCCCCCCACCTCTCCACCACGCCGCCAACTGTCGCCCCCACTCGCCCCCCCACAACTCCCCAGCAAACACTCCCCGCCCAGACGACGACTTCGTCCCGCCTCCGCCGCCCAAATACATCAACTCCAAGCTGGACGGCGTCCGCACACGCCTCCTCAACGCTGCACGTGCCCGCGTGCTTCCTGGAGCCGCCGCCGCTGCTGCCGCTGCCGCTGCCGCCACCGCCACCGCCACACCAATAGCCCCCGCCACTGCGCCTCACACGGCTTGCCAGATAGCCCCCGCCGCCACGTTTGCAGGCGCCGCCACCGCGCCGGCCACGGCACGTGCTGCAGCCGCCGTGCTGTCCAACATGCGGTCGTCGCCGTTCAGGATGCACGATCCGATGAGACTGAGCCCTGGGGCTGGGGCTGGGGCTGGGGCCAACCCTAGTATCAACAAGGGTCTGCCCGGTGGCGGTGGTATTAGCAATGGCGGTGGTATTGGCACTGGCAATGGCACTAGCGCAAGCGCTAGTGCCAGTGCTAGTGCTAGTGCCCTCCACGCAGAAGTCAACGACATCGCCATCTGGGACGACGAAGACGAAGACGACGACGAAAACGAATACGACAACGAAAACAATCCCGAGCCTCAACCCCAAACCAACGACCCTTCCCAACCCATCGCTCCAAAACTGCCCTCCATAGTACAACGCAGAACCGTCACGTGGAATAAAAACGGCAAACGCATCGATCGCAGACTCTCTGCCCCAGAAATCAATTCCTCCTCGCCCATACATCTCCCCTCCATAACAACCCTCCCATACACTTCCCCTACTCCTCCGACGTCGTCCAAACGATCAAGGAAAAAACTAAAACTCACAAAACCAAACGAACTCGATCTACAATCCGACGACTCCAATATACTTCACGATATCAAGGATTTAAAAGACATCCGATCCACCGACCTTCCTTCCACAATCTCCTCTGCTTCCGCCTCGACCTCTGCCTCTGCAAATTTCCCTTCCGTGGATTCCCCTTCTGTGGATTCCCCGTCCGCTACCACCACCGCAACACCAACTTCCTCTgataaaaaacaaacccACAACACAAGATCAAGAAACGGTTGTTGGATTTGTCGGTTACGCAAGAAAAAATGTACCGAAGAACGGCCCAATTGCTACAATTGTCAAAGACTCAATCTCAACTGTTACTACGACATCAATAAACCCGATTTCATATCAGACCCCATCAAAAAGGAAAACAAGCTCTTGGAAATCAAACAAAAGACTAAAGAAGCCAAACGTAATGCTATGCGTAAGAAACCAATGAACAAGGGCACTTTTAAAAAGGAGAATCCAGAACAACATGCTTCGCTGTTGAAGGCCAAACGATTGAAAGCTAAAGAAAGACAATTGAAATTGGATGCGACGAGTGCGAGTGCGAGTGCAACTGCAAACGCAACTGCAACTGCAACTGCAACTGCAACTGCAAACCCGAGTGCAACCACAAGTGATGATCTGATTTCAACACCAATAACCGCAGATTAA
- the TBLA0H00760 gene encoding uncharacterized protein (similar to Saccharomyces cerevisiae THI4 (YGR144W); ancestral locus Anc_5.141): MAPSTEVSTVTDTQAQLQLNSTPINHALSDVVKTDDWSDFAFRPIRESTVSRAMTSRYFHDMDKFAVSDVIIVGCGSSGMSAAYVIAKNRPDLKIAIIEANVAPGGGAWLGGQLFSAMVMRKPADLFLKELEIPFEDEGDYVVVKHAALFTSTVLSKVLQFPNVKLFNATAVEDLVTRPAGPNGEITVAGVVTNWTLVTQHHDSQCCMDPNVIELSGYKNDGTRDPSKKHGVILSTTGHDGPFGAFSAKRIVAIDTNKKLGGMKGLDMNNAEAGVVKGAGAYSGVESMYFAGMEVAELEGCNRMGPTFGAMAVSGIKAGEEILKHFA, translated from the coding sequence ATGGCCCCATCTACTGAAGTTTCTACTGTCACTGACACTCAAGCTCAATTACAATTGAACTCTACTCCAATTAACCATGCTCTATCAGATGTTGTTAAGACTGATGACTGGTCTGATTTCGCTTTCAGACCAATTCGTGAATCTACTGTTTCTCGTGCTATGACTTCTCGTTACTTCCACGATATGGATAAATTTGCTGTCTCTGATGTCATCATTGTTGGTTGTGGTTCTTCTGGTATGTCAGCTGCTTATGTTATTGCCAAAAACAGACCAGACTTGAAAATTGCTATCATTGAAGCTAATGTTGCTCCAGGTGGTGGTGCTTGGTTAGGTGGTCAATTATTCAGTGCCATGGTCATGAGAAAACCAGCTGATTTATTCTTAAAGGAATTAGAAATTCcatttgaagatgaaggTGATTATGTTGTTGTCAAACATGCTGCTTTGTTCACCTCTACCGTCTTATCCAAGGTTTTACAATTCCCAAAtgtcaaattatttaatgctACTGCAGTCGAAGATTTAGTTACTAGACCAGCTGGTCCAAATGGTGAAATTACTGTTGCTGGTGTTGTTACCAATTGGACTTTAGTTACTCAACATCATGACAGTCAATGTTGTATGGATCCAAACgttattgaattatcaGGTTACAAGAATGACGGTACCCGTGATCCATCTAAGAAACATGGTGTTATCTTATCTACTACTGGTCATGACGGTCCATTCGGTGCCTTCTCTGCTAAGAGAATTGTTGCAATTGATACTAACAAGAAATTAGGTGGTATGAAAGGTTTAGATATGAATAATGCTGAAGCTGGTGTTGTTAAAGGTGCTGGTGCTTATTCTGGTGTCGAATCTATGTACTTTGCTGGTATGGAAGTCGCTGAATTAGAAGGGTGTAACAGAATGGGTCCAACTTTTGGTGCTATGGCTGTCTCTGGTATTAAGGCTGGtgaagaaattttaaaacacTTTGCTTAA
- the TBLA0H00730 gene encoding reverse transcriptase family protein (Ty like retrotransposon): MKEEDQYKTAFVTPSGNFEYKVMPFGLVNAPSTFARYMADLFRGKPNICVYLDDNLIFSDSLEEHWKHLDDVLSILAKEHLFVKRKKFQFTQTPVEFLGYNISDNAIRPIQAKCQAIGSYPQPSSIPKTQRFVGLVNYYRRFIEHCADIAKPLYDYIIKKTKWSTEQTQAFKNLQAALSSKPVIATLKPDGQYRLTTDASKSAVGAVLEEIDDKDHTLGVVGYFSKILDKTQSHYPAGELELLGIKLALGHFRYLLHGRHFVLRTDHICLLAIANKEKPSDKIKG; this comes from the coding sequence ATGAAAGAAGAAGATCAATACAAAACTGCTTTCGTTACACCATCAGGAAACTTCGAATATAAAGTCATGCCGTTTGGTCTAGTAAATGCACCCAGTACATTTGCTCGTTATATGGCTGACCTATTTCGTGGTAAACCCAATATTTGCGTATATCtagatgataatttaatattttccgATTCCCTAGAGGAACATTGGAAACATCTGGATGATGTACTCAGTATATTAGCCAAAGAACACCTATTTGTGAAGAGGAAGAAATTCCAATTCACCCAAACACCCGTAGAATTCCTAGGATATAACATCTCAGATAATGCCATTCGTCCAATACAGGCCAAATGCCAGGCAATCGGATCTTATCCGCAGCCATCCTCCATCCCTAAGACACAACGTTTTGTAGGCCTCGTTAATTATTATCGCCGCTTTATTGAACATTGTGCCGACATTGCTAAACCCCTATACGACTACATTATcaagaaaacaaaatgGTCAACCGAACAGACCCAAGCATTCAAAAACCTACAAGCCGCCCTGTCTTCTAAACCAGTTATTGCCACGTTGAAACCCGATGGTCAATACCGCCTCACTACAGATGCTTCGAAGAGCGCCGTTGGTGCAGTCttagaagaaattgatgataaaGACCACACCCTTGGTGTTGTCGGATACTTTTCGAAAATACTGGATAAAACTCAGAGCCACTACCCAGCAGGAGAACTAGAGCTACTCGGTATCAAATTGGCTCTTGGACACTTTCGCTATCTACTTCACGGACGTCACTTTGTATTACGAACCGATCACATCTGCCTTTTAGCTATTGCTAACAAGGAGAAACCATCAGACAAAATTAAAGGAtag
- the COQ4 gene encoding ubiquinone biosynthesis protein COQ4 (similar to Saccharomyces cerevisiae COQ4 (YDR204W); ancestral locus Anc_8.411) produces the protein MSGLSTKILSPVNLQKNAFLIASALSLTKFLIGNQSGLANKIANSELDSIPLEYISKKRVPNYPGHIPLSSTEKFALFTSSAIKSFFHPEDGMNIVNLGESTAITPFLDRLTNTMLSDPVGRQIIRERPNISENEISMEKLATYPKNSLGYTFYHWCRTENVTPDTRAEVKYIDDPLHAFVFKRYRQCHDFYHALVNMPIIIEGEITIKALEGANLGVPMAIMGGLFAPLRLKASQRKRLREIYIPWALKTGWTCKPLINVYWEKNLDKDINEIRKELGIELPPNLRELRKKQREERKAINSLNSK, from the coding sequence ATGTCTGGTTTGAgtacaaaaatattatctcCGGTtaatcttcaaaaaaatgcaTTCCTTATAGCTTCAGCCCTTTCATTAACCAAATTTCTAATTGGAAACCAATCTGGATTAGCTAATAAGATTGCAAACTCAGAATTAGATTCAATTCCTTTAGAGTATATAAGCAAGAAGCGTGTTCCCAATTACCCAGGTCATATTCCCTTATCTAGTACTGAAAAGTTTGCCTTATTTACATCATCTGCAATTAAGTCATTTTTTCATCCAGAAGATGGGATGAATATTGTTAATCTAGGTGAATCTACCGCTATAACTCCATTTTTGGACAGATTAACCAATACGATGTTATCGGACCCAGTAGGTCGTCAAATTATAAGAGAAAGACCCAATATTtcagaaaatgaaattagcATGGAGAAACTAGCTACATATCCAAAGAATTCTTTGGGTTATACTTTTTATCATTGGTGCAGAACTGAAAATGTAACACCAGATACAAGGGCAGAAGTTAAGTATATTGATGATCCTTTACATGCGTttgtatttaaaagatatagGCAATGTCATGATTTTTATCATGCCTTAGTTAATATGCCTATCATTATTGAAGGTGAAATAACTATTAAAGCTTTAGAAGGTGCCAACTTGGGCGTTCCAATGGCAATAATGGGTGGGCTATTTGCTCCTTTACGATTAAAGGCATCTCAAAGAAAAAGGCTAAGAGAAATTTACATCCCATGGGCTTTGAAAACAGGTTGGACATGTAAACCTTTAATTAATGTTTATtgggaaaaaaatttagataaagatattaatgaaatcaGGAAAGAATTAGGCATTGAGTTGCCACCTAATTTAAGAGAACTACGTAAGAAGCAACGTGAAGAGAGAAAAGCTATCAATAGCTTAAAtagtaaataa